GATGGCTGGAGGAACCCCTTATCGCATAGGTTACACTTAAAGGGACGATCAGCGGGGTTTTTGTGAGTGCGGCGGTGACGCACAAGAGCGTACTGCTGTTTGAAGCTCATCTGGCACTCCTCGCACTGGTAAGGCCGTTCCTCGGAGTGCGTGCGTTCATGCTGCCGCAGGTCAGACGGACGCTTGAAGCTCTTTCCACACGAACCGCAGCGAAAAGGTCTCTCACCTTCTGGCTGGCACTGATGGTGCAGCAGCTCAGACGACTCTTTAAAATGCATCTCACACAAATTGCACTTGAAGAGGTGCTCGCCTGAATGAGCATACATGTGCCGCACGAGGTGAGAGCGGTGCTTGAAGCTCTTCTCACACACGGCGCATTTGTACGGCCGCTCCGAGCTGTGCGTGCGCTGGTGGTGTGCCAGATGGGAGGACTGGCTGAAGCTTTTGTCACACGTGTCACATTTGTATGGCTTTTCACCGGTGTGTATTCTCTCATGGCGGGTCAACTCGGACAAATGACGAAACGACTTATGGCACACGGAGCACTTGTATGGTCTGTCTGGTGCAGAAGCCTCGTATGCAGGAGGAGACGAGGCACCAATCGCCGCCCCACCACCAGATGTCTCCCCGGTGGACGGCTGCTGAGGGTTGGCAGCCGATGAAGTCGGAGTGACGTTTCCAGAACCTGGCCGATAGGTTTTCTCACAGATTGAGCACTTCATTGGATTGTTTCCGTTGCCATGCGAGTTGTGATGCTGAGCAAGTGAGGTGAGCAGCGAGAAGCCCATTTTACAAACACCACACACAAAAGGCTTCTGCTCCACCTGAACACACTGATGCTCCAGCAGGTCTGTGGCTTGGCTGAAGATCTTCATGCACTGTGTGCACTGGAACGACCTGTCTTGGGTCACCATGCACTGGTGCTCGTGAGGGTTGGCCATGTGAGAAAGGTCATGGCCACAGACGCCACACTTGTGTACTCTATCGCCCCCTACTTGTAAGGAAGACTGCTGGGCTTGAACAGAGTGCTGCTGGGAGAGCTGGGCCTGCTGCAGGGAGGCATCTGGCTGCAGGACAACTCCATACACCGTGCAGCTGAGAGAGTTGTCGGATGACTGGGGAAGTGTGTGCACAACAGCGGGTTGGGCCActgcatgctgctgctgctgctgctgccaagCTTCCGTCATCATTACACTATGGATGTAGGAAGCTCAGAAGATGAGGAAGATTTCCGTTTTAAGTCTTACAGGAAAGAGCATCAGATATTTAAGCCAGTCCTCTAAAGGGAAGCTGGGATCTGTTCACACACTCCAGTGAGACGAGGAAGAAAacctgggggaaaccagagtaaaaTGAATTAAAACCCATAATACAGACTTGAGCACATACGAATATGAACGCTGCAACTCGTAACAACAAATGGCGCTTTGAGAGCCAGTTGCAGGAGGAAAGGAAAACCATGTCTgcattaaaatgttgtttatgagGACGAAACTAACGTCTGGATGCATCAATTACAATCATAAATGGTTCGGTAGCGGGCTTGATAAGGAGAAGACTGATTTAGTCCAACAAACCTTCCACATAGCCGATAATTAAACCGGGTTTCGAGCTCAATCTAAAACAGAATAAATGGGATCGGTCTATTTCCTGAAACGTAGCGAAATGATTTCTTCTCGTCGATTTCTACGTGTTTGATGCAATTATTTATATTGTGGTGGACATAATTTCAGTAATCTGTTGCGGTAAATCTACTATAATTTTTCAGACATATGCCATAAATTTGATTCTGTTCCAGGATTTAGCCCGCTACAAGACACTAGCTAGCCAGCTGCGACAGCTAACTGCTAACAACTGGAGCTTCCCTCTAAATAACATCGGGTCTCTCTTGTTTAACATAAAATTAAAACGATGTTTTAGTGAGattaaaatgtgcaaagtggcagCTTTAAAAGCAGTAAAGGCGAGTGAAACAACTTAGACTGGGAGGTTCTTGGCTCGACTTGATGAAAGGCCAAAATAAACGGGTTCGATTTGCCGCTACGTTGCTAACAGACCACAGATCAGATTAACTGGTCGCACATTAAAGAGGATTTGCTGCAAACGGACCCCAGATCAGAGCTGGCCTCCCCGCAGCTGTAGAGAGAAACCTGCTTCTTGCAGCCAAGTCTCGCCGCATCTCCAAAAATCACCATTCACAGATAAAACAAGACACCGTAACTTACTCGATATAATTATTGACGTTTTTCGCCGCTGTCTCTCGACTGAGCTTGACAACCGTGGGTGTTTTCGGTACACGAAGGACCGGTGATAGAGGGGATGAGGTGGAAGCCGgacgccatcctccagcagcagaCGGACGGACACCGGAAACCGCCGTGCAGCGACTCGCTGCCGccgtgctgcagcagcagcagctacagCCGCGGAGGAGCACCAAATAAGCACAAAACGAGCCGCGATGGAGATAAAGAGCTATTTGACTTCTTTTTAAAAGCTTTCAAACAAACACAAAGACGGCGACAGCTCGAGGAAAAAATATTATAAAGTGTAGTTCTGCACTAAAACCACCAGGGGCGTATTTAACCCGGGAACTCAATGTAAACAGTTATCAGTCCAGTTATTTATAACCTCAGAATGAACGGTAAGATTTTTAACATACAATATACTTTTAAGCGCATTAAGTGAATTTATTACCATTTTCTTCAAGAGAGCACTATTAATTCTGATGTTAAaatactacttgtttctacacaagGATGTTGTAAATCTGTGGATTGTCAATGGATGTACTGTACTTCTGTTGTTCTAATTAATGCTATATGGCTTAAAATTTTCACATTGTCAGTGTAAATCCTCAGATTTCATGATCATGAAATTCCTTAATGGATAAATAGAAGGAATGCGGACTTCCCTTGGTGGTTGTTGACTCTAAGACTGCAATATAAGAGGAAGTCCagtttctttccttttttatcACCCAGTGACTATAAAATAGAAACAAACAAGTAAGGACCATATTATAACACGTGCCACCTGACAATTATTAGATCTTGATGTTTGACTGGagttaaatacattttaataagGTAACAAAAATCATTGGTTTAATAATTTCTCAGCTTCTGgccaaaaactcaagagtgacagaAATGTGTTATCCAGTCTATCTCTGCTTTAAGTATAATCTCCTCGCTGTGTTATGAATTACCTGTGATTGTTAAGTTCCTCTGTTAGGTGACACAATCCCCACTTAACAGGGATCATCTACTGGAGAAATACGCAGGATTCCACTCAGGACTTCATGGCTTCACTTTTCATTTTCCTTTATTTCACTTCCGTTTCATATTATCCAAGACGGAAATAGGGGATGACGAAGCACGAAGCAAGGCAAAGCCTACGAGCAGGTGAAAAACCTTAAACAAAACATTGTGTGTGCTAAGAAACAGTGTAAATTGTGTAACATTTCATTATAAACAGCCATTCATAAAATGCGTGATTTCAATGTGAtattcatttataaatgttagcacgaatatatatatatatatatcattaatTCTTTTGGATATATCATTAATTCATTCGGATATATTAATTCATTCGGACCCAAACTCACTTAAATTCATCACTTCAGCTATTTGTTTCACTCTTACATAACAACATCAAATAATGAGCAGGTTTGAAGTAACTTATTAACAATCAAACATCAAACTGACTTCTAAACACCCGACACAAACATTTATGATGCGCACCGGAGACCACAGCTCCGAGCTGCGCTTAACATCACACATCAGCTGATCGGCATGCGCACACGCATTACAAATCTGCGTCTTACCGGCTGCCTTTCCAGTCTTTAGATGAGTGTCATTTACCGCTTCGGAGGATCACCACGTTAGTGCTTCCTCTAGGAACTTTCACAAACAGTTCTCTCTCCTGACATATCCTACATAAAACATTTCAGGCAGGAAATGCGCGGTGACGTTCTGAGACGTGGAGCGACGCGCGCACTGACCTTAATTAGTTCCAGCTGTTTCATCTACCACCTACCCCGTGtgtcttatttattttctttatttttacatattttttccattcttttttatatttttattttagtttttatttcaatCTAAATATGCTGTATGATCATGATTTTGACCGCACACCTCCCACTCGATATTTGTGTGGAATCACAAGAAATATCGCAAGTCATGAAAAGGTCAAGAACATCTCATTTCTGTCCCTCAATAGGCAATAAGACAACCAAGCGTCTAACATCTCTGTGTAAGATAACAGTTCTGTCTTTGCCTCCACCCAGACATGATCGGTCTCGCCGTCCGTGTCCATCTTTTGTTTTCACACCAGGTGCACAGTAACTTGGTGTAACTTTAATGTCAACATCTCTCACAATGCCTTCACTGTCCGGGTTGACCCCAACTACCTTATCCAACCTGTACTGCCCCCTTAAAGCATTCTGATCACTTAGCCACACAATGTCACCAAGGGCGACATTCCTCTGGGCAGTGTGCCACTTGCTCCGGATAAATAAATTAGGACCTGCAAGTTGGCTCCATGCTCTCCAGAACTTGTCCACCTCTGTCTGGATGGCTCGGAGTCTTTTGTACGGGTAACTGGTAAAGTCAAAGGTCTCTGAGTCTCCTCGATGAGACGCTCGCCCAAGCAGGAGGGTGTTCGGTGTAATGTAGTGAATGCAGTCTTCACGGCTCTGGGTCCTGGCATCAATTGGCCTTTCATTCACAAGATTGGCTGCTGTATAAAGGGCTGTCTGAAACTCACTGTATGTTAGTGAAGATCCCATTCCAAGATTTTGCAGTGCTCTTTTCATCACGCGTACAGCAGCTTCAGCAGCGCCATTTCTGTGTGGAGAATCCGCTGGATGAAGCTTCCACACCCATTCAGTTCCGTTCTTGGCAGAAAGATCCTCCAAACCTGCTTTGTCCTGATTGTCGAGGAATTTATACATCTCCTCCAAAACCGGCTTAGCTCCAATGAAATTGGTACCAGGATCTGACCAGATCTTTCGTGGATGTCCTCTTATTGCAGTAAATCGCTGGTAGGCTGTTAGAAAACCCTCTGCTGACGGGTCGTTTGCGATATCAGCATAGATGGCTCTGCTGACCATGCAGCAAAACACGATTCCCCAAACTTTCTTCGTCACTCTCTTCTTAACATCATCCCTCACGTGGTAGGGACCGAATAGATCCACTGATGTGAACTTGAAGGGAGGGGCAGGTTCTGTCCTTTCAGGTGGCAAGCAACCCATGATTTGTTGACATCTCCGTGCCCTGGCCTTTCTGCAGATCAAACAGTCATCAACGATCCGCTTGGCGATCCTCCTCCCTTTTATGACCCAAGCCTTGGATCTCATCCTTAGCAAAGTTCCAGCCACCCCTTCATGATTCTGGTTATGGGCTTCACGAGCTAACAAGCAGGATACCCAGGCATCAGAAGGTAAGATGGGAACGCTGGCTTGATCTTCATCATAACTGTATCCGTCCACCACAGACCAATAATCCTGTGTCTTGATCCTTATAGACAACCAGCCTATCTCTTGTGGTGGTGGGTAGACTCATATTCTTTTGTGCTGAAAGAAAGACGTCTCTAAGGGCATCTTCCCTTTCGTTGGTCGTTATAGTGCCAACTAATGGAACTGCCTCCCACTGTGGTTTGTCCATAGCTTTATGATGTCCTCCCAGTCTTCTTGCTGCTCTCCAGAGCCATGCCACCGCTTTGATCAGCCGGGATAGGCAGCTGAAGCGCTTAACATCTATCAGATTCTGGATGGTTGGCTCTGCGGAAGGTCTCCTGCTCTTGGTTGGGGGATTTTTTGGACCCTTCTCTGCTTCaagctgttttgccttggccctcgTCAGTGCAGCCACAAATGCCTTTTTCTGTAATTTATTGACATTTTCTTTGGCAGCGGTAGCTAATTCCTTAGCTGACTTAACCGGCCATTCCTCTACCGGCAAGCTCAGGAACTTTGGCCCGTTTTGCCACTTGGAGTCCTGTCCGAGCTCTTTAGCTCCAGTGCCTCTCGTAAGGACATCAGCAATATTTAAAGGACCAGGAATCCAATGCCAGTCTTTGATATTTGTGTTGCTTTGAATCTCTCCAATTCTATTCGCAAAAAATGTCTGGTAGCCATAACTGTCTCTCTGTATTGCTCCGAGGATGGTTTGACTGTCGAGGAGGTGATACCATTTTCCAACTTCAATAAGGCCATGATCTTCAAAGTACTTTTTCAAACGGGATGCGAACACGGCACCACATAATTCCGACTTTACTGTGTCACCTTTGTGCTCTACCGGAGTCAATTTGGCCTTGGATTCCACCAATCTGATCACCAGCCCCTGTTCATCTCCCCATCTCAGGTACATCACTGCGCCGAAAGCCTGCTCACTTCCATCACAAAATGTAATGGCTAAAGGTTTGCTAGCGAAGCCTAAGGGAGTCAGTGACCTGTGGAACTTAATTTTTGCCAGTTCGGTGTACTCTTCGAAAAGTTTTATTGCCTCATGTCGAAGATCATCTGAAAGCGCTGTGTCCCATGTTTCTTGCACCGAATATCCTTTTCCTTTTGTTTCCTGAAATGCCTTTCGCACAAGAATTGCTCCCATCTGTTTGACTGGCGTTCCTAGACCAACCGGATCGTACAATCCTGACACTTGGCTGAGGAGTTCCCTTCTTGTCAGAGGGTTTGGTGTTGAGGCTTTAATCTGATCTTGTTGGAGATCTTGTCCAAGCCgtatcttcctcttcctcttcgaaAAGTTAATCACAGTCATGATTTGAAGCATGTCCTCTTCTACCTTGTACCTCAGACCTAGTGCTTTGTTGTCACCTTGTTCGATCCGGTTTGGTACAATAACGGATGTTGCTTCTCTTTCCCCCAGTCTATTTCCATCCTCCTGCCTCCCACTTTGCCCAGAGAAGACCCAAGGTTTTAGTTCAAATCCACCCCCTTTCAGGATCTGGTCTACATTCTCTGTTATGGTCTTTAGCTGGATAAGGCTATTGTGCGAGGTGAGTATGTCATCAACGTAAGTAGCATTTTGTATAACATCTCGTTCCTCTTTGAGGTGAGTAAATGCAGGAAGGTTAGCAGTTTCACGCATTGCAAGTTGTGCAATACACCCAGCAGGTTTATCTCCCATATTAACTCTGGTGATTGCATATTCTTCCAGTTCTTCCTCTTCTGTGTCCCTCCAAAGGAATCTATGCAGGTGCATTTCTTCGCGTTCCAACCAAACTGAGTTGTACATCTTCTTCACATCTCCTAACGCAGCATATACTCCACAACGGAATCTGAGGAGGACTCCGCGAACCTGATTTAGAACATCAGGACCCTTCATTAACAAGTCATTCATACTGACTCCCATGAACCTTTGGCTGCTGTTCCATACAAGCCTCACTGGGGTTGTTGTTGAGTGTGGGTTTGGTGCAACAAGGTGACTAACGTACCACACCGGCCCAGTCCATTCATTGATCATTTCCTCTGACAGTTTCAAGGCTGCTTTTCGTTCCACCATGTCATGTACCTGGGCGGTATATGCGATTTTCAACTCTGGTTCTTTCTTTAATTGGTTTTCAGTTCTAAAAAAGGTGGCTTGAACCGCCCTTCGGTTGTTTGGCAGGGAGGCAGGATTTTCCACCCATGGATAGCGGGCATGCCAGTGCGGTTTACTGCTGTGGTCATCTTTTTCTACATAAGTAAGTCCGTTTTTGACCACTTGTAGTTCTCTCTCTTCAGCGAGAGTCATGTCCTTCCCACCTGGCTGACAGTTTCCACATCAGCATCCTCCACATTTAGGAGTGCAGGCTGCACCGATGCTGTCCCATTTCCACCATTTGAGGAACTCGCGAGTTGTAGTTGCAGTGCTTGTGCTTTGCAGATTTACCTTCGGGCACATATTTtggggggacctttgggacattccaCTGATTACTTCCTCATATTTGAAAGCGGCTGTCCTCATAGACCTCGCGAAGTGAGTAACTGACCCATTTGTGGAAATTGTCAAATCTTCAAAAAGCTCTGGGTGGGTTCCTCCAACTGTTTTACCAAGGGGCCCATCCCACAACACGAGATCTCCTACTGCATGGATTTTCTGTGGTACTAGTTGACCTTCTCTGTGACTTATGAGAAGGTGGATCTCCGTAGGCCTCTCAAGATCGCCAAGTTGCACATCTGGGAAAATCTTTTGTAACTGCTTTGCTGTCACATGGTTTTGGATGTCAGCAATGGCTTCCAGCCCATAGCAAATCAACTGATGAGATCTTAAAGTTCCCTTTGGGGTCTTCACTCTGATTTTTAGAAGATACCTTTTAGTTTCTACCTGGATTCTCATCCCTCCAACTCCATGGACAATGAGTTTTATCTTTTCACTTCTGAGGTTTAGTTTATTTGCCGCCTTGTGGGTAATATAATTTGTATCAGAGGCCAAGTCAATCAATGCACCAATTTGTTGCCCATCATTGGCAGTGACTTTCAATAACATCATGATGACTGGTAACTCATGTAAATTGTACTTTTCCAATAGTCCTTGTTTTTGTATGGAGTTTAGAGTCCTGGTGGTGGcgtttgaaaatacatttttgcatTGTTTAGCCAGCTCCGGTGATAATTTGTTGAAAAACTCCTCTTGCTCTTCAGTATATCTtctttgacctttaaccttttcTGGATCGAGTTTACTCCTCCTTTGGCTCATTTCACTTTTCTTGAACTGAGCCTTTGGACAAAGACAAAAGTGGTGTGAAGGCAGGTTGTCGGTCTTGCAATCCTGATCCTTGCACAAGTAGGCGGGGTTGCAGAAGGAATCGCTGTTATGCACTTCCAGGCATTTATCACATGCTCCCAGCTTTCTAACAGCTGCCTTCTTCTCTTCAGTCCTTAGACCTCGGAACTGTTTGCAGAAATAAagttttttcttgtgcttttgatCTCCACAGACAACACACATAGCTAGTTCTTGTTTAGTAGATCTGGTTCTGGTGTTTTTGAACTCGGATTTGGTTTCCTTTCTGCCCGACTCATCTTCACAGAGCTGATCGAGTTGTTCATAAATTTTTTTCCTGGTCCTTGAGGAAATCTAACAGACTATCGAAACGATTGTCTGGTGTTACACCATTCTTCTCTTTAGCGACGTGCATcaaccattcctttttgagtgctGTAGGAAGTTTGCTTTCAATGGACTTTGTTACTAGTGGGTTTTTAATAGCACCAGTATCTCCAAGGTCACTTAAATCCAAAAGAGCCTTTTCCACCGCTTGAATCAATTCAACGATCCTCCTTGGTTGATAATTCCTTACAGGTGGAATTCTTTGAAGTTCCTCTACTATTTCAATAGCGATAACCGTTTGGTTGCCGAAACGGTTCTCCAAAACACGAAGGATTTCTTCTACAGTGTGATAAGTGTTAAGATGAAGGTTTCTTGTTATTTTCTCATCAAGACTGTCCAGTAACTGAAGCTTCTTCACCTCCTGAGAACCAGTTGGTTCACCCTGCTTTTGAAGGGCTTCCCACTCCTTCCTCCATCTGTGAAAGTCTCGTTTATTTCCTCCAAACTTAGGCAGAGCCACTGGCTTTAGTTTAATAGCAGGTGTTGTAAGATGTGTGGGTAAAGTCATCACCCTTTCTTCTGAATCCCTTCTTTTTATGAAGTCAGCCTTTCTGGAGATTAGCCTTGGGATTGTTAGTTCAAGAGCTTTGAACCGACCCTGAAATTCTTCTTGGTCATGCGATGGAATCCACCGCTTCCACTGGGCATATAATTCTTTTCCAGATCGTGCCACATCTTGTAAGTGAGTGAGAATGAGGTTATATGCCTCCTGGCTGCTATCTGGACTCACAGCGGCGGCACGTTCACACTCGGTTTCTGCTATTTGGAATGCTGTAGTCAATTCAGTGTATCCAAAATTATCCCACAAAGCATTTAGAAGAAGGGCTTTACTTTCTGTAAGCTTTGACTCGCATTCCTCTGCAGTTTTTTCTATGTCGGCCTTTTGTTGTTCTGTTAACGCTACATCCCCTTCAGAGTCCAGCTCAGCCTCCAACTTTGCGATGAGTCCCGCCTCCACTTCATCATTTGCAGTCATTACTTTCTCAGCCTGCAAGCTAAGCTTACTGAAGCTGGCTTTGAGCTCTTCCTCAGACATATCCTTGTATGTTCTGGTTATGGTATTAACCAAACGTGAGAAAGATCTTTTTGCTGATGTTCTCTCGGCCTTCAGTTGTTCAACGGATTTCTCTGACTCATCCATTTCGATTCTTCTTTGTTGATGCGTAGAGACCGGTTTTTCACTGTTAAGTTCCTCTGTTAGGTGACACAATCCCCACTTAACAGGGATCATCTACTGGAGAAATACGCAGGATTCCACTCAGGACTTCATGGCTTCACTTTTCATTTTCCTTTATTTCACTTCCGTTTCATATTATCCAAGACGGAAATAGGGGATGACGAAGCACGAAGCAAGGCAAAGCCTACGAGCAGGTGAAAAACCTTAAACAAAAACATTGTGTGTGCTAAGAAACAGTGTAAATTGTGTAACATTTCATTATAAACAGCCATTCATAAAATGTGTGATTTCAATGTGAtattcatttataaatgttagcacgaatatatatatatcattaatTCATTCGGATATATCATTAATTCATTCGGATATATTAATTCATTCGGACCCAAACTCACTTAAATTCATCACTTCAGCTATTTGTTTCACTCTTACATAACAACATCAAATAATGAGCAGGTTTGAAGTAACTTATTAACAATCAAACATCAAACTGACTTCTAAACACCCGACACAAACATTTATGATGCGCACCGGAGACCACAGCTCCGAGCTGCGCTTAACATCACACATCAGCTGATCGGCATGCGCACACGCGTTACAAATCTGCGTCTTACCGGCTGCCTTTCCAGTCTTTAGATGAGTGTCATTTACCGCTTCGGAGGATCACCACGTTAGTGCTTCCTCTAGGAACTTTCACAAACAGTTCTCTCTCCTGACATGTCCTACATAAAACATTTCAAGCAGGAAATGCGCGGTGACGTTCTGAGACGTGGAGCGACGCGCGCACTGACCTTAATTAGTTCCAGCTGTTTCATCTACCACCTACCCCGTGtgtcttatttattttctttatttttacatattttttccattcttttttatatttttattttagtttttatttcaatCTAAATATGCTGTATGATCATGATTTTGACCGCACAGTGATGAATCAGATTATTTAAAGCTGAGCTCAGGTCCACCAGCATCGCTTCAATAGAACTTGTTGCAAAATACATAATTTGctcaaagatctcaaaaagcagcaTGCCATCTTGAGAAAGTCAAGAACAAAGAAGAAAatgatgaaaattaccaaacaaaaGCCTCTGCtgatcaaaaaaaaaaataaaactcttaAGATGAAAAATGCGAGAGTGGAACTTTTTGGAGGGTGTGTCACATTTTTATCAGGTGTTATTTTCAGACAGACAGGATcgtgtggtggtagtgtgatggtctggggttgcttTGCTGCTTCAGTTCCAGTTTCTGTAATTAATGGTAACATGAATTCTGCTCACTGGCAGAAATTTGTAAAAGAGAATGTCAGATGTTTAACTCTCAATCTAAAGAACAGTATATGTGGACCTAAAATCCTCCGCGATGAGGAACTCATCCAGGTTACCACAAGCATGTTGTTGCCTCCAGTTATCTTACAAAAGGATGTCAGATTTAGGGGTCAACTACTGTTTCACATAGAGCCAGGGTGGTTTTAGGTTTATTTTCTGTCAATAAGGCAACGGTCGCTCAggtgggttgcaggttcaaacccaggctccaGCAGCCATGTCAGTCGtaaccttggacaagacacttcctcctccttgcctgctggtggtggttagagggACCGGTGGGGGCTGCTTGGCAGCCTTGCTTCCGTCGGTGTGCCCcagcgcagctgtggctataatgtagctcatgcatcgtgtgtgaatggatgaatagtaCAGGGGTATTCAGGTTTTTTTGCTTGTA
This genomic window from Nothobranchius furzeri strain GRZ-AD chromosome 9, NfurGRZ-RIMD1, whole genome shotgun sequence contains:
- the LOC107382050 gene encoding zinc finger protein 319: MMTEAWQQQQQQHAVAQPAVVHTLPQSSDNSLSCTVYGVVLQPDASLQQAQLSQQHSVQAQQSSLQVGGDRVHKCGVCGHDLSHMANPHEHQCMVTQDRSFQCTQCMKIFSQATDLLEHQCVQVEQKPFVCGVCKMGFSLLTSLAQHHNSHGNGNNPMKCSICEKTYRPGSGNVTPTSSAANPQQPSTGETSGGGAAIGASSPPAYEASAPDRPYKCSVCHKSFRHLSELTRHERIHTGEKPYKCDTCDKSFSQSSHLAHHQRTHSSERPYKCAVCEKSFKHRSHLVRHMYAHSGEHLFKCNLCEMHFKESSELLHHQCQPEGERPFRCGSCGKSFKRPSDLRQHERTHSEERPYQCEECQMSFKQQYALVRHRRTHKNPADRPFKCNLCDKGFLQPSHLLYHQQVHGMESLFKCASCQKSFSQSGELLRHKCGGEVEKPYKCDVCGKGYKKNSTLQRHQSTHCTEKPLKCSLCDKRFVSSSEFVQHRCDPTREKPLKCPDCEKRFRYSSELQRHRRVHTGEKPFKCASCEKSFKQREHLAKHQSVHSRETQFKCVWCGERFVDLTALQEHTVQHTAEGENFPEAPCIQ